GGGCCAGGTTGAGATTCATTTTTCCATCGGGATCGGCAAAGATTCGCAGTTCGCACAGTTTTTCGGATAACTGGACCGCATCCGCCGTCGTGTCGCCGTTTTCCACCCCCAAGAGCACCAGCATCCCCCCGCCAATCTGGCCAATGACTTGACCAGCCACGGTGACACTGGCCCGCGAAACTCGTTGCACCACAGCGCGCATAAGGTTGTTCTGTGCTGGATTGTAAGGATGTTGTACGATGGATTAGGTTATAGGCCGCGATATAGCAAATCACAATCCAACTTGCTTAATCCCGCGCATCTGGCTCTGGCACCCTACTTAGGCTAAATTGAGCTTTGGCTATCCGTATTGGTAACCCTTCAAATCTTCGCGACTTGCGAAGATTATTCGTTGACCAAACATATTGGGCCAAAGGCGTTTGATTTTTTGCGGGCCAAAGGCCCGACCTATCTCAGCCTAGGGCAAGCGCAGGGTCGCCCTCGGTAAATGGGATAAGAAAAATGGAAGGGCCAACGGCCCGTTTCATCCACTTTAACCAACGATTCAACCGTCCCTTAGGTTTCGGGGCTGAAGCCCGAACTACGACTATTCCGTCACTTTTTTACGAGGCCGGATCCTGATGCAACTGGCAAAAATTCGCTACGGTACCTGGGGAGAATCACTGGGCGTGGTGAGCGATCATGCAGTGACCCCTTATGCATTTAACCAGCAGTATCCCACGCTGGCGGCACTCTTGGAAGCTTCGGACGTGGCGGCTGCCGTCGGGACGCTGCAACCACGCGGGGCGGCGGTCCCCTGGGCTAGTGTGAAATTTCAAGCACCGATTGACCAGCAAGAAGTCTGGGCCGCTGGCGTGACCTACAAGCGGAGCAAGGTCGCCCGGATGGAGGAATCGCAGGGGGCCGCCAGTTTTTATGATCTGGTCTATGCCGCACCGCGGCCGGAACTTTTTTACAAAGCCAGCCCCCATCGCGTGGTCGGACCGGGGGAAAACATTCGCATACGCCGCGACGCCACTTGGAATGTCCCCGAGCCAGAGCTAGCCCTGGTGCTCAATTCCCGCCACCAGTTGGTGGGCTACACCATTGGCAATGACATGAGCAGCCGCGATATCGAAGGCGAGAACCCCCTCTATTTGCCCCAGGCCAAGGTCTATAATGCCTGTTGCGGGCTGGGACCGGTGGTGACACTAGCCGCGGATGTGGCGGATGTGACCCAACTGGGGATCTCGATCGAGGTCCAGCGTGGGAAGGAACGGGTATTTGCGGGGGAAACCAGCATCGCCCAAATGGCGCGGACGTTTGATGACCTCATCGGCTGGTTGGGGCGGGACCAGAGTTTCCCCCAGGGAGTGATTTTACTCACTGGCACGGGCATCGTCCCGGGAAATGATTTTACCCTGTTGCCCGGCGATCGAGTGACGATTCGCATTGAGCAGATCGGCGAATTGACTAACACGGTGATCCAGGGCTAAGAAAGAAATATTGCGTACATAAATCATCAATCACCAGGACAGAACATCAATAAACAGAGGACAGGCCAAAGATGGAACCTATTTTAATTGACGGACAATGGCGGGCCAGCGCCGGGACCGAGGGCTTTGCCCCGGATAATCCCGCGACCCGCACCCCCCTGCCCCAGAGGTATCCCATTAGCCCCTGGGCCGATCTGGATGCGGCCCTCTCGGCGGCGGCATCGGCGTATGCGCAGTTGCGTAACTGCCCGGCGGGTCAGATTGCGGACTTTATGGAAAGTTATGCCAGCTTGCTGGGGGAACATGCGGCGCAAATCTGTGAACTGGCCCATTTAGAGACGGGGCTGCCGATTAAGCCGCGCCTCGCCGATGTGGAACTTCCCCGCACAATCAATCAGCTACGCTTGGCCGCGACCGCCGCGCGGGATGGCACTTGGGCGTTGCCGACGATCGACACCGCTGCCAAAATACGATCTTGCCTAGGCTCAATTGGGCCGGTAATTGTGTTTGGGCCGAATAACTTTCCCTTTGCCTACAATGGCGTGGCGGGAGGGGATTTTGCCGCGGCGATTGCTACCGGTAATCCGGTAATTGGCAAGGCGAACCCCGGCCACCCCGGCACCACTAAGCTGTTGGCCGAGGTGGCTCTGAGCGCGGTGAGTCGGACCGGTTTGCCCCCTGCTACCGTGCAACTGGTGTATCGAACCAGCCATGCGGACGGCGAGCGGCTGGTCAGCGATCCCCGGACCGCGGCGATCGGCTATACCGGCGGACGAAACGCGGGCTTAGCGCTTAAGCATGCCGCCGACAACGCGGGTAAACCGATTTACCTGGAACTTTCTAGCGTCAATCCCGTGGCCATTCTGCCGGGCGCGCTCCAGGAGCGGGGCTCGGCAATTGTCGAGGAATATTGCGGCAGTTGCCTGATGGGAAGCGGGCAGTTTTGTACGAATCCGGGGTTAGTTTTACTTTTGGCGGATCCCGCCAGCGATGAATTTGTACGCGGCGTGACACAAAAATTTCAAGCGGCCCAACCCGGCACGCTCTTGGGGGCCACCGTCGAACGGCAGTTGCACGCCGCCG
The Pirellulales bacterium DNA segment above includes these coding regions:
- a CDS encoding fumarylacetoacetate hydrolase family protein, translated to MQLAKIRYGTWGESLGVVSDHAVTPYAFNQQYPTLAALLEASDVAAAVGTLQPRGAAVPWASVKFQAPIDQQEVWAAGVTYKRSKVARMEESQGAASFYDLVYAAPRPELFYKASPHRVVGPGENIRIRRDATWNVPEPELALVLNSRHQLVGYTIGNDMSSRDIEGENPLYLPQAKVYNACCGLGPVVTLAADVADVTQLGISIEVQRGKERVFAGETSIAQMARTFDDLIGWLGRDQSFPQGVILLTGTGIVPGNDFTLLPGDRVTIRIEQIGELTNTVIQG
- a CDS encoding aldehyde dehydrogenase (NADP(+)) gives rise to the protein MEPILIDGQWRASAGTEGFAPDNPATRTPLPQRYPISPWADLDAALSAAASAYAQLRNCPAGQIADFMESYASLLGEHAAQICELAHLETGLPIKPRLADVELPRTINQLRLAATAARDGTWALPTIDTAAKIRSCLGSIGPVIVFGPNNFPFAYNGVAGGDFAAAIATGNPVIGKANPGHPGTTKLLAEVALSAVSRTGLPPATVQLVYRTSHADGERLVSDPRTAAIGYTGGRNAGLALKHAADNAGKPIYLELSSVNPVAILPGALQERGSAIVEEYCGSCLMGSGQFCTNPGLVLLLADPASDEFVRGVTQKFQAAQPGTLLGATVERQLHAAVQKMHAGGAKILCGGQPTGESRYAYANTLLQITGAQFLAESELFQTEAFGNAALFVMVATADEAAAVLRQLEGNLTGSLYTGMTGDFAAQDAPLYALLEPILRDKVGRLLNDKMPTGVAVSPAMNHGGPYPATGHAGFSAVGVPVSLRRFAALHCYDNVREPRLPPVLRDKNSTGQTWRLIDGNWTQGDVA